In one window of Vanrija pseudolonga chromosome 5, complete sequence DNA:
- the dma1_1 gene encoding putative E3 ubiquitin-protein ligase dma1 — protein MSRPATARHQSSPPGSPSGRANHHLAVGAANQPFASPTSPRSTFLGSFMRTRSRAASVTNAVAGAVRGRVGSPTTEQPNPLGNNDVTRSVSTPAAEPAAPVNIPPVDPALRRTHRVRLVPVLESNRSFSFAPVVRELGVMHVPPGILPSIAAASVTDVGPTVNGRPPPLIIKIGRFTDRGAGSSAPVSAPAPAPAPSPSPASAAAAADTTTPGGPATTASAGANGAGAAPGATASTAAPAAPTPAASAGGGGGDLLSSRAAFKSKVVSRAHAEIWCEPGGKFYIRDTASSSGTFLNHIRLSSPNVQSRPQLLKDGDVVQLGVDYQGGAEEMYRCVKMRVEIGREWQRGANEFNTNALKQLKALGGGEDKADKADKSATAGSSTKKKASVTDCCICLFSVTVCQSLFIAPCSHVFHYKCIRPLLNQHYPGFSCPLCRTFANLEEDVETEDAWEIASRRASVISRRNSNHSIRLPPAPDGAAPHPPTSEGEPSTGVGFGEGSASIDELLAGSSGRPSQDGATPAAEDGDTRPVLLRQTTAVGDTTITTIPNGVATPDIITEHSSELHSTSAALPIAGSATSSLRNATTPNIQSLTQTPMNDYFLSSLANNHSGLATPSRDDASSGPGSRRSHEVLEEEPAAEAAAEAADANSSDSDGMQMDP, from the exons ATGTCGCGACCGGCAACCGCGAGGCATCAAAGCTCGCCTCCCGGCTCCCCGTCGGGCCGAGCAAACCATCATCTCGCGGTGGGAGCGGCAAACCAGCCgttcgcctcgccgacgtcgccgagatcgacctTTTTAGGCAGCTTTATGCGCACGAGAAGCCGTGCTGCCAGTGTCACCAACGCCGTCGCAGGTGCCGTCAGAGGGCGGGTCGGCTCTCCTACCACGGAACAACCCAACCCCCTGGGCAACAATGATGTCACCCGCAGTGTGAGCACACCAGCAGCAGAGCCCGCAGCGCCCGTCAACATCCCGCCCGTCGACCCGGCCCTGCGCCGAACCCATCGCGTGCGTCTCGTTCCAGTCCTCGAGAGCAACAGGTCGTTCTCGTTCGCCCCCGTCGTTCGCGAGCTGGGTGTTATGCACGTCCCCCCTGGCATCCTGCCCTCTATCGCGGCCGCAAGCGTGACCGATGTGGGACCAACTGTCAACGGCCGGCCCCCACCTCTGATCATCAAGATTGGGCGATTCACCGACCGTGGCGCGGGCTCTTCTGCCCCTGTTTccgctcctgctcctgctcctgctccttctccttctcctgcttctgctgcagcggcagcagACACGACGACCCCAGGCGGCCCTGCGACGACGGCTAGCGCAGGAGCCAACGGTGCAGGAGCTGCCCCTGGCGCCACCGCCAGTAccgccgccccggcggcacccacgcccgccgcgtcggccggcggcggcggtggcgacttGCTATCCTCACGCGCTGCCTTCAAGAGCAAGGTCGTCAGCCGAGCTCACGCAGAGATTTGGTGCGAGCCTGGAGGAAAG TTCTATATTCGTGACACTGCCAGTTCTTCAGGCACGTTCCTCAACCACATTCGCTTGTCGAGCCCAAACGTGCAGTCACGCCCCCAGctcctcaaggacggcgatgtggtgcagctcggcgtcgactaccagggtggcgccgaggagatgTACCGCTGCGTCAAGATGCGTGTGGAGATTGGGCGTGAATGGCAGCGTGGAGCCAACGAGTTTAA CACCAACGCCTTGAAGCAGCTCAAGGCGCTTGGCGGTGGTgaggacaaggccgacaaggccgacaagtcggcgacggccggcTCGTCCACCAAGAAGAAGGCAAGCGTGACCGACTGTTGTATTTGTTTGTTCTCGGTCACCGTGTGCCAGTCGCTCTTCATTGC ACCATGCTCTCACGTCTTCCACTACAAGTGCATTCGCCCGCTCCTCAACCAGCACTACCCCGGGTTCTCGTGTCCCCTTTGC CGCACGTTTGCCAACCTCGAGGAAGACGTCGAGACCGAGGACGCGTGGGAGATTGCCTCCAGACGAGCGTCCGTCATCTCCCGCCGCAACTCGAACCACTCGATTAGGCTACCACCTGCGCCAGACGGTGCCGCGCCTCATCCTCCTACGAGTGAGGGCGAGCCGAGCACCGGCGTGGGCTTTGGCGAGGGTTCTGCCAGCATCGACGAGTTACTTGCTGGGTCCAGCGGACGGCCAAGCCAGGACGGggcgacgcccgccgccgaggacggcgacacACGtccggtgctgctgcgccagACCACAGCCGTGGGCGACACGACCATCACGACCATCCCCAACGGCGTCGCGACACCCGACATCATCACCGAGCACAGCTCCGAGCTgcactcgacgtcggccgcctTACCCATTGccgggtcggcgacgagctcgttgcGCAACGCGACCACGCCCAACATCCAATCCCTCACCCAGACTCCGATGAACGACTACTTCCTTTCCAGCTTAGCCAACAACCATTCCGGCCTGGCCACGCCttcgcgcgacgacgcgagctcTGGTCCCGGCAGCCGACGCAGCCACGAAGTGCTCGAAGAGGagcccgctgccgaggccgccgccgaagccgccgacgccaactcgtccgactcggacggcATGCAAATGGACCCATAA